The Vanessa tameamea isolate UH-Manoa-2023 chromosome 8, ilVanTame1 primary haplotype, whole genome shotgun sequence DNA segment TCGGAATCAAACGAAATAAGAAGACAGTGAGTTGTAAATTTATGATTTAGCAATGtcaaaaattgatttatttatttcagatggTGTCTAGTACAACTTCAAGCAGCGCTGTCACGAGTCAGAGGGTGCAGAGCTCGTCACAGCGTGCTAGTTCCATGAAGTCAGACCTCACAGAACTAAAAAGTTCAATTTCTGAAATGAAAACACTCAGCAACTCCGCTTTAAATTTCGGACAAAGGTAATTAAAACTGCCTTGTAGTTTCGTATTTCTCTTTATGTAATAAGGTTTTTCATTGTTCTGTCAATGGTTATTAAAGATAACACCGTTTCTAGCTCACCTGAGCGGCCTTGGCCCAAAGCCAAGTCTCCCCCGCTGTTTTCCCCGCTCCACGTTTGTATGTAGTTTACTGCCGACAAACAATAGCAACGTACGGTTTCGCGGGATCGATTTGAATAATCTGATTATTCGAAGAATCGAATTTAAGAACATTAAAGAGATTAAGTTCATTTTGAAAACGTcgcattttaaagaaattaaattgttgttcaGTGGTTTCGTTTCAATTTAACTCGATTTTTCTTACTCACAGATTAAGAAGCTCGATGGAGAACATAGTAGATCAAGACGATATAAAAGAACGGCATATTTCTGACATAAGAGATCTCAGTGAAATGGGAGATATTGGTGATATGAGTGACATGAGCGATTTGGCTGGAGATGGCCCTTTAGTTACCTTTCCAGAATCAGACACGCCGCCACCTGACAAGCAATGTCTATTAGCAAGTAACGCTACATCCGTTGGGACTAATGCCGCAAACGAGTTAAAATACAGTGCCGCTCGAATGACTTCAGCGAGCTCTACACGAGTTGTTACGGACGGATACAGTGCATCAAAATCAGAGGCTAACAGTACAAGGATGCGCCGGCTACAACATGGGGATATGCAATACGCGGAACGCAGTGCTGCCGGAGCGTCACATAGACTTTTACAAGCTGAGGGGTTAACTGCGGAACAAAATGCTGCATATCATCAGgtaagcatttattttttattgaaaactatatttttcaataatatcctACGTTTGCAAGGAATAATATACGTTTACAATGTGTGTGCCGGCTTTTCTGTAGCCGCCATCAAGGCGCGACCGAAGGACGCGACCTCGCTTGGCGGCGTTCGATCGATAGTCTAAAGCGACGTCTCCCTACCGCACCGTCAACGGGCTCAGTCGATTTCGGCTCCTTGCCTCGAAAAcacatgaaattttaaatgttaataaataataaaattattgcgaTCGATTTTTGTTATCAATGTCAAGTATACCATGGCCGCGCGAATAGTGGCGTGGACAGCTAGGATGCTGCGGCGAGGAGGTTCGCCGAGGGCGGTGAGCTCATTTATCTGCGAGCGCTTATCGCTGCGTTTACCGCACCATGCTTGTCTCAGTTAGAGTCTGACCGTCGTGCGTGCGAGCACACGCGGAAGTCAATTATTGCGCATGCGCGTTTCGGTACACGAAtagaatcatttaaatttagaagcgGAATGTCTATTGGAGGGGGTTCGGCCCCTTGGCCGGTGCAGAGAGGCGTCCTTGCACGCTTTCCCCCGAAGCCGTTTTATCCTTCGGTGAGAGTCCGTTTCCCCGGAATATTTTACTCATCGACCTTCTAAAACGTGACGTCTGTAcacaaactttaaaattatcatcgGATGCCCACGAGTGCCGTGCGATTGGCCTATATCCAATAGAAACGAATCACCACACAATCCGAGCTATGACGCGCagtacttttgaatttaaaagtaGTTTTCATCTTGAGACGAGCGAATACTCACTGCGTCCGAAttcagaatttaatttataaattttaaaccaataTGTCTTCAAAAAGACGCCTAAAGCCGAACTTGCGCATTATAATTCctgtaaatatcaaatatttgtataacgtATCAGTGTAAAGTGCCAAAAGAAAAGTGATTTAGTGATAAGCATCGCTATACACATAAGAACTTTCCAGAGTTTAATAGTTTACTTTTAGCGcagttgatataatttttaactgaaattataaaatgcgTGTGTTTTTAGGAGAAGCGATCATTACAAGCTGGAGAAGTAACAGCTCAGGAAGCGAACAACATGTCTGCAACAAGTTCACGGTTGCAAACGGAGGCATTCAGTGCAGAGAAGAAGGCAATGGCTTCATCACAAGCTCGACAAACAGTAACATCAAGTGGCATGTTTAGTCACAAGGAACACTCAAGTGTCGCACACTCGAATATGACCATTTCAAGCAAAAACTTAACTACGAAATCAACTCTGTTGTCCTCACAGGTACatagtattttttactttttattatggtatgaattatttacgtaattacCGTAGACTGTTTGTTTTCAGTGAAAATTGAGCCAGtataagtatttgaataaaatattactattctaGAAATTTATTCTAGTTGATATCTAGAATATCAATTGAATTGAATTCCTCAttgttggaaataaaaaaaatatgaaattgcaTGTATACGTTAACTATTATTTGCAATGGCGTGACGTAGGTGTCAGTTCACCAAAACACtgctaataaaactataatataccATGTTTTCAGATGAGTCAATTATTGAATGGAACAGTTAAGCCTGGTGATGAAGACTTATCAAACTTAACATTTGAAGATTTAGACAAATTAGATGCTAGTTCGAACCAAAAAGATGTCGAAACAGCTATTCAAAAGTATTCTCACCGTGTGAACGCATTTATAACCGCtgtaaaaaacaatcaaatagatttaaaaaacgcATGCACACACTTTAACAAACTAAATGAAATGCTGAGAAGAGCATGGGCAGTGCCGACGTACGGACACGAATTGGGCTACTCCTTATGCAATACATTGCGAACTTCTGGTGGTCTTGATATATTAATGGCCAACTGCTTAGAATCAAATAATCCCGATTTACAATTTTGCTCCGCTAAACTTCTCGAACAATGCCTTACTACAGAAAACAGAGCTCACGTCGTTGAAAACGGACTTGAAAAAGTCGTGAATGTCGCTTGTGTATGTACAAAACATGCAAACTCCGTAGATCACGCAAGAATAGGTACTGGAATTTTAGAACACTTGTTCAAACATAGTGAAGGCACTTGTAGCGACGTTATTAAGCTCGGTGGCTTAGACGCAGTTTTATTCGAATGCAGGAAAAATGACATTGAAACTCTTCGACATTGTGCCACCGCCCTTGCTAATCTTTCGCTTTATGGTGGTGCAGAAAATCAAGAAGCCATGATAAAGAGATCAGTACCGATGTGGCTGTTCCCTCTGGCTTTTCACAATGATGATAATATTAAGTACTATGCATGTTTAGCTATCGCTGTTTTAGTAGCGAATAAGGAAATAGAAGCCGCTGTCCTAAAGTCTGGTACTCTTGATCTAGTAGAGCCATTCGTTACAACACATAATCCATCCGAGTTTGCTCGATCTAATTTGGCACATGCACACGGCCAGAGTAAAAACTGGCTGCAAAGGTTAGTTCCTGTACTGAGTTCAAAACGAGAAGAGGCTAGGAACCTCGCTGCATTCCATTTTTGTATGGAAGCCGGAATTAAGAAACAGCAAGGCAATACAGAAATCTTTAGGGAAATCGGTGCTATAGAGTCATTGAAAAAAGTAGCCAGTTGCCCTAATGCGGTTGCATCCAAATACGCTGCACAAGCATTAAGGCTCATAGGAGAGGAAGTTCCTCACAAGCTGTCACAACAAGTTCCTCTCTGGTCAATAGAAGATGTACGAGAATGGGTGAAACAAATAGGTTTTTCCGAATACGCCACTAACTTTTACGAGAGTCGAGTGGACGGAgacttattattacaaataactgAAGACAATCTCAAAGAAGACATTGGATTACATAATGGAATCAAACGTAAAAggtgaaaaatatacaaatatttcttaattattgcTATTCATCATTCACTCATAAAAGTCTTTTTTACTGACATTCTCTCTCTTTTTTTTAGATTCACCAGAGAACTTCAGCAATTAAAGAAAATGGCAGACTACAGTTCACGTGACACGGGCAGTTTAAATGAATTCTTACAAGGCATTGGTCCAGAATACACAATCTATACATATTCAATGTTAAATGCTGGTGTAGATAAAGAATCAATTCGAGGGTTAAGTGATGAACAACTAGAAGTGGAATGTCGGATAGTTAATAGTATACATCGACTCCGAATTCTAAACGCAATACGAGGTGAGTACAACCGTCATTCATTGGGACACATTCGCTATGAATTCAAAGTCTgcgtcttttattttgtttacgttaacTCATATAATGGTTCCCCTATAAAATACCTACACACGACACCGCTCGTAAATTGTGTACCTTAAAATAAACACGTTATTCACAGCATATGAAAACAATTTGCTGAGTAAAGGCGAAGAGAACATGGAAAAGAAATTGGACGTGTTTGTAAGCTATCGTCGGTCAAACGGTTCTCAACTGGCGAGTTTGTTAAAAGTTCACCTACAAGTGCGAGGTTTTACGGTATTCATCGACGTCGAGAGGTTAGAAGCGGGCAAATTCGACAACAACCTACTCCGAAGCATACGTCAAGCGAAACACTTTTTGTTGGTCCTTACACCAAATGCCCTTGAAAGGTGCAAGCATGATACAGAACAAAAAGACTGGGTTCATCGGGTAAGCTTTCTTAATACTTTAAAGTTACTGTTTAgattattatatctaataaaaatcaattaaaaatacatataagataaaaaagtaaACTATCGCCAAAATGTTCATTCCGAATTTTTATTTggaacttttttaaatacagttgcAAGTTTTTACCCAGTCACAATGTAGTTAAATAGaagcttgtaaaatataatttgaaattagtaGTAAGTGTAAGGTTATTTGAAATAGTTATtaggtatataacatttttattacaattgtcaTTAAAGCAACGTATAAATGTTTGCAGGAGATAGTGGCAGCGTTGCAATCACAGTGCAATATTGTACCAATTATCGACAACTTTGAATGGCCAGAACCCGAGGAGTTACCCGAAGATATGCGTGCCGTGTGTCACTTCAATGGCGTACGCTGGATACATGACTATCAAGATGCCTGTGTTGAGAAACTTGAGAGGTACATTTTaactcttatatataaaatctatgtaAACGTTTCATGGCTagcataattaaatttgtataaaattacatacaaaatatataatcaatttgaATGGTATTAATTCAGCTATGATACATCGTccttttttcttttagtttccTTCGCGGTAAATCCAACCTCGCTAATAGGTTGGAAGGTGCACTGAGAAGTCGTGGTGACGTGCCGACGCCCGGCACGGCTACCATCGGTCGCGGTCCGCCTAACTACCAACGTATGCACTCTAGCGAAAGTAGAGGCAGCGATAAAGCAGATTGACTAGAAACGTTACACACTCTGCCACCAGTAAGGTATGATCTATCAACGCAGTAATTACATAGTGATTTAATCgcagttaataaaataacattaaataaataatgttctcTTCTTTTACAGACCGAGAAGAAGCCGGCAGTCATCAGTAGAAAAAGCTTTAGCAAACTCACAAAGTTGTGATCAATCACCAAGCAGTAGTAGCAGCACCTCCAAAACAAATTCGCctgttaaaactttatatagtgTTCCCGAAAGACTATCTGAAAGTAGTGATAATGTAGACACAAAAGAATTACAAGAAAATCTCGACAGGAAATACATTTGTCCAGTCTGCGAAAACCCTGTAGATTCCTATGAACACACACAGGTGGCGCTACCTGCACCCTTAGATGCTACAACACAAACCAAGAGGAAGAAAAATTTCATGGACAGATGTGTGAACAAAGTGAGACTTTGCTGATGAGGACTGTAAAAtggctttaaaaataaacactggAAGTGCTTTAAGAGTGTGTTAAAATAGACTGTTTTAGCTGCGTTTCCACATGCTAATTAAATCTAAAGGATATCAAATATCAAATGCGGCAGATTGCATTTCAGTTAAAACgccgtattttaatttaaatgttacatatttattgtgtatgtatatgagCTTGCTCATAGTGCGAATAGTGACAAGATTGTGGTCCCAGATTTGAATAGCACAAGTgtttttaagtggaaacttcAGTTTAATTGGACTTATTTCGCATTATTTATGTGaatcttattttaaagtacaaaaatgtgcacaataatgtaaataatttgtgtatCAAATATACCAATAattggtaaattaaattatgtaatctcAAAGAGTGCAtgtgtaatattacatatgAAATGTAACTAGTGATTACTACCCTGTTATGTTTTGAGAACATTACAAGAGGTGGTAATGAAGAGAATTACAGTTTGTACATTTTAGTATGGCAAATTGCTTTAGTTACTTTGGctaattaagttttatgtaactCTCACTCTATCTTCACTCtctatagaatttaaaaaatgaatttatcgatgtattctattttaatttcttgccactaaagtatttttgtaaaatacaaaagtTCTTATGAAATTACTATTTGCATATGTGATAGCTTAGATCTTttacatgttataaataaaattttaaaaccattCTTATGTATTGACATTcagtgtaataatttattttctcaaatcGCTGTATCAAAATTGTCTTGTAccttttaagttataattaaattgctgtacaaaattttaatttagatttaaatttagtcATTCACATGAGTTAACCatgattatgataaatttaCCTTGTCATGATTATATATCTATGTTCTAGCCTAACCATGAAATAAATGGAATTAATCAATTTCTTATGTATTaccttattttcttattaattaccTAGTTGTATTTCATCCTCAAATTCTTTGaaacttgaaaaatatacaaatcactGACATCAGCTCTTTAACCACCCATAATGGGACTGTTCAAATGCAGATCCCTCAAAATCCAGTAACTATTTGCAGTTCTtgtgttattgaaaatattcatgGGTGGTGGTCATCTCATCCATAGACCGGCCTGCTGTTTTTCattagaatatttaacaaaagaaaaaactaatttCAGTACTTATTGATTAACTATACCTATCAATCAGATCTTATCCATATaagattaataacaattataaaaaaatataatcaagaaAGTGGATGGAGATCTGGAAGTAATACAGCTAGATCTTAGTATTTAGAGATTGCCAGTGAATGTGTGAGATACTTACAGGCTTTTTTACTTGCTTAATATTTcccaaaaatattaagtaaaattgaaGTGAAAAATCATGTCCATTCtatattcttatatacttaTCACTTGGCCAtacaaaatcttattaaaaggTTTGGatgggaaaaaaaaaattatgctatCCAAAGTCAAAAATTCTCTGTAGaaactaacaatattaaaataaatcagcaAGTATGTCAGATATTtactatactatttatatttgtagcaCAAGAAActgtttacattatattaaaataagtatcataatcataattttacaagaACATAATATGACATTGTAACATTACCACAccatattgttataaatataaacaataaggCCCATTGAAGGGTAATCTTGTCATGAGTCAATTAAGAAttgaagataatataaaaaattacttctgggttaaataaaaaataaatgattgttgctagtatatataaaaatattttttttattatcacatTTGGTATAGAACTAACAAATAAGGCTATTTTACAGCATCAAGtataaaacaactattttaacaagataaaattcttaagtttaaattaattaaataatttctatattcTGTTCTCTGGAATATTAACCAGAATGGAAAATGAACATTCATTACAGCTTATTATAACTTTAGTTGATATAAGTTCATTTGCCTCTAAATAATAAATGCCGCTACATCTGCACACATACGTATATACACTTTCGGAAGAATCAAAGTCCATATCAGTCAATGACACTGTGTTAAACAGTAAAAAGTCACTGCTTTCATAACAAGCAAGCATAGCATCATATTGTTTACGTTTTTGAGGATCTCTCAAAATTGACCAAGCGTTTTGAATACGATGAAAGTTTTCTCCATGACTATAGCCATCTATCTTATCAGGATGGAATACCAAGACCAGACGCTGATAACTTTTTTTCAGTTCTTCGTCAGTAGCACTTCTTTCACACTGAAGTATTTCATAATAGTTATCAAAAGTCTCCACCTCCTCCATTTGACTGAAGCAAACTcagatataaaacaatataaaaaatttagttctttaattataaatataatcttgagTGATTTGTtctgtaatttgtaaataaataaaatgaataataatatatttacatgcgCTATGTAGCTTGAGGATTGACATTGACACTTCACTGTTACTATGTCAGCTGTCAGGTCTCTCATCTCTGTGATTAATATCTGTAAGAAAGTACAACAAACTCACATTTTAGTGAAAATTTAAATGGTACATAATAcgtgtaaaaataaagttttatttatttatttcagatcataatgagttttatagcattgacatttgacattttgACATTGACCagaaagaaaaaagttaaattgtatttagtaTTCcgagataaaacataaaataaccaTTCGCATTTCAACCATTTGAGACAACTCaccttttttgataaaattaagaaGGGCTGTATATCTATtagctaattataatataagtataaaacttttagatatatttttttagacttAAGATTGaagatatataaagaataaatcgTATTTTTCTTGGCTAGGGATATTAATATTCTCTACTTTTCTCTTCCTTCTACTTTTAAATCTCTGTAATTCAGGGAGAAACAAGTACATTACTAGTAGTACTATAATCTGTGCTGATTATCGGAGTTGTGGATATTAACTGTCATAGAACACATATTTTGTCAATGTCAATGCTAATGACAGTTTATTTCGCAGCTAATATTTGCGAATTGTgtgcaaatataaattgaattattaaagtaatgttagttcatttaataaatgaatttataattttaatatgttataatgttaGGATGCGATAGATCACATAGTTTGTCCATGTATGATAATgtgtagatataataaaatgattattgcatagctgaagaaaaaataaatcgatgtcaatcaaaatgaatttttcgaaatattattCACTGGGAcgagtaatattatattccctacaaaaaaataatgggtaaattttccaaaaatatgttttattgtttactaGACATTTTTACTACGACACTTTACAATTGGATGTATCTAACTTAAACCTTTCTTTCAGTTTTCAGGGTcattacgtaaataatattgattgtcATTGCCGTGCATCGCAGCATCAAAAACGAACATTATTCAATTTTCCTAAATCTAGTCGAAAACGAGAATACTGTGGGAGACAGTTAGTTGGGTAAGCAAAACTGTATTATGGTATATTCTTTAGTGTATAAGCAATgtcacaaaaatacatttagtaaatattacaatttaatatgcaTCATTTTATAGAAAACTGTTCATTCAGTATATTAGTTTATTCTTAAATGACTTTTAATCTTTGTACAGTTGATCTAGTAAATTTATCTTATTCAAACAAaagataacaatataaaatgaatatattctatACAATAACCCATAAATAGCTCAGAATGAATTCATCTGGTGtttgatggttaatatttgagCAATTTACAAAGTTTAATGTATcagtactaaataataataataatcgttttatcaaaattatcttataaatcaattaatgtataaaacatataaactaaCTAAATGTGACAAGGTTTACATTAACACAAACATCAGATGACATATATGAACATGTTAACTGATTATCATAATTGATCATTCATTTTAAACAGTCGAACGGTttgaacataaatttaattattttcaggtaTACAATGGAACAAATGTTTGAGGTTGTCTCAGATGTAgagaattattataagtttGTTCCATGGTGTAAACAATCCGTTGTGTTGACAAAAACATCTGATCACCTCAAAGCAGACCTTATTGTTGGTTTCCCACCGATAAATGAGAGTTATACATCCTATGTAACATTAGTGAAACCATATCTAGTTAAAGCTGAATGTAAAGATGGGCGATTGTTTCATCACTTGCTGACACTATGGAGATTTAGTCCAGGATTGAAAAGAGAACAACAGTCCTGTGTAGTGgattttcaaataacatttgaatttcGTTCTGCCTTTCATTCAcatttgtcaaatttattttttgaccaAGTTGCAAGGCAGATGGAGGGAGCTTTTATAAGAGAAGTTGGAAAAAGACATGGCCCGGCTACAATGCCACCAACAAACCTTCTTCAGAATAGTAATACTCTAAAAAGTTGACAATGGGCTT contains these protein-coding regions:
- the Sarm gene encoding NAD(+) hydrolase sarm1 isoform X10, yielding MVVTKVDNMASYSAYTGKPKILFPKKIPEFSLDGSNSLKSNGSAKDLASVMENLKKSSLARQNQTLNTQMVSSTTSSSAVTSQRVQSSSQRASSMKSDLTELKSSISEMKTLSNSALNFGQRLRSSMENIVDQDDIKERHISDIRDLSEMGDIGDMSDMSDLAGDGPLVTFPESDTPPPDKQCLLASNATSVGTNAANELKYSAARMTSASSTRVVTDGYSASKSEANSTRMRRLQHGDMQYAERSAAGASHRLLQAEGLTAEQNAAYHQEKRSLQAGEVTAQEANNMSATSSRLQTEAFSAEKKAMASSQARQTVTSSGMFSHKEHSSVAHSNMTISSKNLTTKSTLLSSQMSQLLNGTVKPGDEDLSNLTFEDLDKLDASSNQKDVETAIQKYSHRVNAFITAVKNNQIDLKNACTHFNKLNEMLRRAWAVPTYGHELGYSLCNTLRTSGGLDILMANCLESNNPDLQFCSAKLLEQCLTTENRAHVVENGLEKVVNVACVCTKHANSVDHARIGTGILEHLFKHSEGTCSDVIKLGGLDAVLFECRKNDIETLRHCATALANLSLYGGAENQEAMIKRSVPMWLFPLAFHNDDNIKYYACLAIAVLVANKEIEAAVLKSGTLDLVEPFVTTHNPSEFARSNLAHAHGQSKNWLQRLVPVLSSKREEARNLAAFHFCMEAGIKKQQGNTEIFREIGAIESLKKVASCPNAVASKYAAQALRLIGEEVPHKLSQQVPLWSIEDVREWVKQIGFSEYATNFYESRVDGDLLLQITEDNLKEDIGLHNGIKRKRFTRELQQLKKMADYSSRDTGSLNEFLQGIGPEYTIYTYSMLNAGVDKESIRGLSDEQLEVECRIVNSIHRLRILNAIRAYENNLLSKGEENMEKKLDVFVSYRRSNGSQLASLLKVHLQVRGFTVFIDVERLEAGKFDNNLLRSIRQAKHFLLVLTPNALERCKHDTEQKDWVHREIVAALQSQCNIVPIIDNFEWPEPEELPEDMRAVCHFNGVRWIHDYQDACVEKLESFLRGKSNLANRLEGALRSRGDVPTPGTATIGRGPPNYQRMHSSESRGSDKAD
- the Sarm gene encoding NAD(+) hydrolase sarm1 isoform X5, encoding MGNVQCCASDRLHEGKTPKKPKNKKKNKKKQKENSEKTNGVGGGKVNESVYKVPKVADDNCERAALQAAQAQATPDDPVKKSQESLNMTQPTDTNSIKSETRNETMAAARERFFGQIPEFSLDGSNSLKSNGSAKDLASVMENLKKSSLARQNQTLNTQVTSSLKQQMVSSTTSSSAVTSQRVQSSSQRASSMKSDLTELKSSISEMKTLSNSALNFGQRLRSSMENIVDQDDIKERHISDIRDLSEMGDIGDMSDMSDLAGDGPLVTFPESDTPPPDKQCLLASNATSVGTNAANELKYSAARMTSASSTRVVTDGYSASKSEANSTRMRRLQHGDMQYAERSAAGASHRLLQAEGLTAEQNAAYHQEKRSLQAGEVTAQEANNMSATSSRLQTEAFSAEKKAMASSQARQTVTSSGMFSHKEHSSVAHSNMTISSKNLTTKSTLLSSQMSQLLNGTVKPGDEDLSNLTFEDLDKLDASSNQKDVETAIQKYSHRVNAFITAVKNNQIDLKNACTHFNKLNEMLRRAWAVPTYGHELGYSLCNTLRTSGGLDILMANCLESNNPDLQFCSAKLLEQCLTTENRAHVVENGLEKVVNVACVCTKHANSVDHARIGTGILEHLFKHSEGTCSDVIKLGGLDAVLFECRKNDIETLRHCATALANLSLYGGAENQEAMIKRSVPMWLFPLAFHNDDNIKYYACLAIAVLVANKEIEAAVLKSGTLDLVEPFVTTHNPSEFARSNLAHAHGQSKNWLQRLVPVLSSKREEARNLAAFHFCMEAGIKKQQGNTEIFREIGAIESLKKVASCPNAVASKYAAQALRLIGEEVPHKLSQQVPLWSIEDVREWVKQIGFSEYATNFYESRVDGDLLLQITEDNLKEDIGLHNGIKRKRFTRELQQLKKMADYSSRDTGSLNEFLQGIGPEYTIYTYSMLNAGVDKESIRGLSDEQLEVECRIVNSIHRLRILNAIRAYENNLLSKGEENMEKKLDVFVSYRRSNGSQLASLLKVHLQVRGFTVFIDVERLEAGKFDNNLLRSIRQAKHFLLVLTPNALERCKHDTEQKDWVHREIVAALQSQCNIVPIIDNFEWPEPEELPEDMRAVCHFNGVRWIHDYQDACVEKLESFLRGKSNLANRLEGALRSRGDVPTPGTATIGRGPPNYQRMHSSESRGSDKAD
- the Sarm gene encoding NAD(+) hydrolase sarm1 isoform X2, which encodes MRRKELPLAQSGRGRGLIATRANQQQHRMQGLKSQLPRSYSSPAPQNETSPRSSQCKSAVMRSFSSPEPKPSSSRRNSESFYRPDSRGSRSELDSDLEQFEDCLIDIDAETDEAYGHYQGSPERERPKRVVTTLLPGSGLQKITIRPIYSNTAQGQTVPEACKTLKRDKAENKKISRLNFRPLILKMPTPNILHSDSEHSICIEELQSSPQLEMEVLELNREFDKGEEHLNKDIAIAVAESDTEVRSEESLISPGKTTKTSRWIPEFSLDGSNSLKSNGSAKDLASVMENLKKSSLARQNQTLNTQMVSSTTSSSAVTSQRVQSSSQRASSMKSDLTELKSSISEMKTLSNSALNFGQRLRSSMENIVDQDDIKERHISDIRDLSEMGDIGDMSDMSDLAGDGPLVTFPESDTPPPDKQCLLASNATSVGTNAANELKYSAARMTSASSTRVVTDGYSASKSEANSTRMRRLQHGDMQYAERSAAGASHRLLQAEGLTAEQNAAYHQEKRSLQAGEVTAQEANNMSATSSRLQTEAFSAEKKAMASSQARQTVTSSGMFSHKEHSSVAHSNMTISSKNLTTKSTLLSSQMSQLLNGTVKPGDEDLSNLTFEDLDKLDASSNQKDVETAIQKYSHRVNAFITAVKNNQIDLKNACTHFNKLNEMLRRAWAVPTYGHELGYSLCNTLRTSGGLDILMANCLESNNPDLQFCSAKLLEQCLTTENRAHVVENGLEKVVNVACVCTKHANSVDHARIGTGILEHLFKHSEGTCSDVIKLGGLDAVLFECRKNDIETLRHCATALANLSLYGGAENQEAMIKRSVPMWLFPLAFHNDDNIKYYACLAIAVLVANKEIEAAVLKSGTLDLVEPFVTTHNPSEFARSNLAHAHGQSKNWLQRLVPVLSSKREEARNLAAFHFCMEAGIKKQQGNTEIFREIGAIESLKKVASCPNAVASKYAAQALRLIGEEVPHKLSQQVPLWSIEDVREWVKQIGFSEYATNFYESRVDGDLLLQITEDNLKEDIGLHNGIKRKRFTRELQQLKKMADYSSRDTGSLNEFLQGIGPEYTIYTYSMLNAGVDKESIRGLSDEQLEVECRIVNSIHRLRILNAIRAYENNLLSKGEENMEKKLDVFVSYRRSNGSQLASLLKVHLQVRGFTVFIDVERLEAGKFDNNLLRSIRQAKHFLLVLTPNALERCKHDTEQKDWVHREIVAALQSQCNIVPIIDNFEWPEPEELPEDMRAVCHFNGVRWIHDYQDACVEKLESFLRGKSNLANRLEGALRSRGDVPTPGTATIGRGPPNYQRMHSSESRGSDKAD
- the Sarm gene encoding NAD(+) hydrolase sarm1 isoform X4, translated to MGNVQCCASDRLHEGKTPKKPKNKKKNKKKQKENSEKTNGVGGGKVNESVYKVPKVADDNCERAALQAAQAQATPDDPVKKSQESLNMTQPTDTNSIKSETRNETMAAARERFFGQVRSEESLISPGKTTKTSRWIPEFSLDGSNSLKSNGSAKDLASVMENLKKSSLARQNQTLNTQVTSSLKQQMVSSTTSSSAVTSQRVQSSSQRASSMKSDLTELKSSISEMKTLSNSALNFGQRLRSSMENIVDQDDIKERHISDIRDLSEMGDIGDMSDMSDLAGDGPLVTFPESDTPPPDKQCLLASNATSVGTNAANELKYSAARMTSASSTRVVTDGYSASKSEANSTRMRRLQHGDMQYAERSAAGASHRLLQAEGLTAEQNAAYHQEKRSLQAGEVTAQEANNMSATSSRLQTEAFSAEKKAMASSQARQTVTSSGMFSHKEHSSVAHSNMTISSKNLTTKSTLLSSQMSQLLNGTVKPGDEDLSNLTFEDLDKLDASSNQKDVETAIQKYSHRVNAFITAVKNNQIDLKNACTHFNKLNEMLRRAWAVPTYGHELGYSLCNTLRTSGGLDILMANCLESNNPDLQFCSAKLLEQCLTTENRAHVVENGLEKVVNVACVCTKHANSVDHARIGTGILEHLFKHSEGTCSDVIKLGGLDAVLFECRKNDIETLRHCATALANLSLYGGAENQEAMIKRSVPMWLFPLAFHNDDNIKYYACLAIAVLVANKEIEAAVLKSGTLDLVEPFVTTHNPSEFARSNLAHAHGQSKNWLQRLVPVLSSKREEARNLAAFHFCMEAGIKKQQGNTEIFREIGAIESLKKVASCPNAVASKYAAQALRLIGEEVPHKLSQQVPLWSIEDVREWVKQIGFSEYATNFYESRVDGDLLLQITEDNLKEDIGLHNGIKRKRFTRELQQLKKMADYSSRDTGSLNEFLQGIGPEYTIYTYSMLNAGVDKESIRGLSDEQLEVECRIVNSIHRLRILNAIRAYENNLLSKGEENMEKKLDVFVSYRRSNGSQLASLLKVHLQVRGFTVFIDVERLEAGKFDNNLLRSIRQAKHFLLVLTPNALERCKHDTEQKDWVHREIVAALQSQCNIVPIIDNFEWPEPEELPEDMRAVCHFNGVRWIHDYQDACVEKLESFLRGKSNLANRLEGALRSRGDVPTPGTATIGRGPPNYQRMHSSESRGSDKAD